The segment AAAGTGAAGTTGGTGATTCAATGTTCCAAGGTAGTGTATCAAGTCTAAtgatgtttttctttcttttccagTTTCATGATCCCCAAGTAAAACATAACTTTGCTTGTTAAGCACgctatctgttttttttttcctgtctGTAAAGTGTGAAACACGCTATCTGTTTTTTTTCCaagatcattttttttttaaacactgaaAGATTTCATTCATCCATAGAGGAATACATTGTTTACACACTAAAAGACCAGCAGTACAAAAAGATGACTCTGGTAAAGATGCTAGCGAAAACAAAGGTTTTCCTAGAAAGTAAGCCCTAAACCAAGGGAAACAGAGACACAAACTAAAACTTAAACAGATAGAGGTTGGAACTAAATTAAAATCAATACATGAACTTTGACCAAGATAACAAACTGAACTTCAGAGCAAACAAACACCTTATGAACCGCGATAAAAAGCCACCAAAACCTTTGTTGATGACTGACTCCTCCTATGGAGAATAGCACAAACAATTCAGAGCACAGAGCTCCAATATTCGGCAATCACGGCCGAAGGCAATGTCGAACCAGAGACGACATAGGATACGCCAAGAAGAAGCAAATTGATATGGCGAGATTTCGATCAAATCTCAGGAGTGAAGACAAGGAGCGAGCCACAGCCCAATCCGGACAGAGCTAGTCACAATAACGAGACTAGAAGGATCGAAACCGGATCGGATCAAGAGGAACAAACTAGGCAGAGAGAAAGCTCGAAGATCGATAGTGAACCATTAAAACTACAAATCGGGTCTTGCATGTAAGATCTAAAGCCAACCAGACATAGTAGAAGAGAGGAAACATCAAAGAACCCCCAAAATAAAGCCTTTGAGACTTCGAACCACGATCTACCATAAACTCCGATTACAACAACCTCCAACCACATAGATGACAAAACCGAAAAAAAGAAACCAGCTCCGGTGCTGAGAAAGCCACCGGAACCGATGGACGGACAAAATAAGAGTGAAGCTCAGAACCAGAGAGAAGGTGGAGAGTTCTAAGAGagagaaatatttaataatttttccaAGATCATTATATAGACTGTTTTTaagtaaatcaaaataataataaaatatttcttttttgagaaagacaataaaaaaatagttcttTCATTTCCAATAAtacaatttttgatttttatctttcaaaaatatgttttacgttttctatacattttaataaacaaaatgataaattgtaaacttaaaaaattattaaatttatcaatttttaactaatttaaaattattcaaaataaatagagTCATTTAGCTGGAAATACATGGAAGATGTGGTAATTAGGTAAATAGCTATAATGTTTCTTAATTAGATAAGTGGATATGAGTAACTTGTGAAAGTACAAATTGATCCTCATGCAAGTATTTATAAATAGGCATGAGTCACTTTTGTTCGTTGCTGAAACTCAACGCTTCGTCGCTGCTGCGGCACAGATTTGGCCGGAAAAATGGTTCATCGCACAATCAACATAAGCAAGCATATATGTTCTACATCTAAGTTAGTGGGTTCTCTTGCTTTCtctatattttattcttatctGAGCTTTCATCTCTTAATGCATCTGGTATTAATATGGCGTTAATTTCAATTACACATCGTTGAATCAGGGAGTTAGATTGGAGTAACACTTAgcaaatatattcatattatcCGGATAATATTCAATACTACTGgataatttgattgaaattttTTTGTGCTTAATAGAAAAATCAGTCACGTCTGTTAGATTTGATCTTTAAAATGTGGTTCATCGCACAATCAATATAAGCAAAGCATATATGTTCTACATCTAAGTTAGTGGGTTCTCTTGCTTTCtctatattttattcttatctGAGCTTTCATCTCTTAATGCATCTGGTATTAATATAGCGTCAATTTCAATTACACGTCGTTGAATCTGGGAGTTAGATTGGAGTAACACTTAgcaaatatattcatattatcCGGATAATATTCAATATTACCGGATAATttgattgaattttttttgtgctTAATAGAAAAATCAGTCACGTCTGTTAGATTCGAtctttaaaatgttaattttctgtgttgtttttatttttccaagATGAAGAATCGAAGGATAAATAAccagagagagaagaggaaAGTGAATAACAGAAAACACAATGATTATGAGTACAATCGGAATAATGAAAACATAATAGTATGAAAAAGTAACATATGCTAGTTAGctaattaaaaagtttttcttGTATATGGGATGCAAATACtcaaataaataatcatatcatataatatacacatgtatatcatataatatacatatataactaaaatttaatatattttgataatatgtTTGAAACTTCATAACATacatcattttaaaatagagcgaacatgattaataaaatcttaaaagaaaatatgatcAAAATAACAATCAAGTAACAAACTCTACAATGTTATAGTTAAGTGAACAAGTCAATAACAAAGTTTCAACGCGTGGAATTATGTCCAACAAAAGGTGTTGGAGGAAAATTGAAGTGTTGAGATATAGcaaacgacaaaaaaaaaagagttgaaatCGTCATTCTGTGATTCCATTCAAACActtctctctcacacacactaTAAACCCACCAAATATCTCCATATCTCTTTTATTCATAACCTGCAATTTGCCACCACCAAAAAAGATTCCATCTTCTCTCTTTTTAAAAAGCTCTGCAGACTTTTAGACTTCACTCacttttcttctattttttcaaGAAAGGCTTCGTTTTTTATTATCCAaaggaagcaaaaaaaaaaaagatgcagGATCTGACGTCAGCTGCAGCGTATTACCACCACCAGTCGATGCTAATGATGGCGgcgaagcagcagcagcaaccgGAGTTATTACCGGAGCAAGAACAGCTCAAGTGCCCTCGCTGTGACTCACCCAACACCAAATTCTGTTACTACAACAACTACAACTTGTCACAGCCACGTCACTATTGCAAGAACTGTCGTCGTTACTGGACCAAAGGCGGTTCCCTCCGTAACATCCCCGTCGGCGGCGGATCTCGTAAGAACACTAAAcgatcctcttcttcttcttcttcttcttcttcttctgcgtCGAGCAACAATCTCAACGATAAAACCGTTGCTGTTGTTCCCGACCAGAAACCTAGCTCGGAGGAGGAGTCCCGCCCGAAATTAATGGAAGAAGAGAGGAAAATGACGGGTCGGGAAATGGATCCGACCCGGATGTTATACGGGGTACCCGTTGGAGATCAGAGATTCAGTCCGCTGATGGGTTCGGATGTCGGGATGGGTGGGATTAGTTACGAAACCGGGTCGAAATGGTATCCGGGTATACATTTGGGTTTGGGTCCGGGTATTCGGAGGAATGATGGACACGCGTGAAGAAGAATTATATAGTAGAGAAGAACCTGAAGAGTAATTTAGCCATCAATATAAGTATATCGCAGCAAAGGATGTCGGTCCATTTAGTGATATAATCTTTTATATCACTTTTTAGTCAGTATCTTTTCTTCTTTATCTTTTCACAATTGGCTCTAATGAGtgttataatataatgtatCTAATGATATTATAGTGTgagattgaaaaaaaattcagcatCATGCATTTATAAATCTAGTTATACTTAATATATGTTagaactatatttttttatatgttataacaATTGAACTTAgagttgagatttttttttaatttttctatgaAGAAAAGTCAAAGCGTTTACATCTGCCATTATAAATTGTATGATCACAAAACTTGCTAATATAAATTGTATGATCACAAAACTATCTGTAGTCTCATGGATCATGATTACCACATTTACGTGAGAGAAGAACATATTGAAAGAAAAGTCAAAGGTGAAAAATGGAAGTGTGGTCCTAAGTCTTTGACACTAGGGAAATCAGAATGCAGTCCACCACTTCTTATTAGGCTGTAAATAAATTGAATTGAAACGATGGCACCGATGAGTTGTTGTTATCAAATCATATTTGTAAAATCGATCATCTTTTTGactcttttgtctttttttttgatggATGCTTCTATTTGTATTCCTCATTGCTGGTTTCATTTTAAGGACcacattatttatatattggaTGTccttttttacttatttttcaaGAGTATTCATGAATTATACAAATAACAATTACAGCATTTGAGCCATAATCTGCAAAATGCTGAAATACTTTTGatgagaaaaaataatatgtgatACTCTTATTTATTTAGCATActcttaattttaataaattaagagAATTCCAAACTTACCCTTATGTATTTTCCtttgaattcaaaatttgaatttttgattttattaacttagattataattttaattttcttagtaCAATTATGTAAAATTACAACTTAGTTATACATTTAtctgaataaaatttaataaaactgagttaaaattttaccaaactgtACCATTTATCTGAGTACAACTTGGTATAACTAGAATTCAGTTTTACCAAATAATACTTACATAATAGTACAACTTGATATAATTATACTGAGAAGTGGATcgaaaaaaaggaagaaaatatcagaaaaagatgaagatatcaaaaaatagagaaaatgaaacaaaagaagatgaagaatacAGAAGAAGAATAAAGATGAAAACTAAGGAGGTGTAAAAATTTAGGTTTAAAGCAGTAATTTCATAATTGTTAAATAGATAGATCTGTGTAAGTTGTTGGATTTTtacttcaattttaaattaaagaaacctaaaaattaaatgattttagaaaagaGTAAATGGATACTTTTTGGGAGTAGGAATATCTTAGCAATTGATTCCAAAATACACCAGTGATATATTTATGAGCAAATTAGGTGAAATATACAggagtatatttatttatttttaaaacaaaatgatgTAGATTTAGACGGTAAATTTCAGAACATAAgcaaatcaacatattttaaatatttacaatgCGGCTTTATCTCGCTTCCCATGACTTATAATAATGCATTGATGTTAAGAAAAAAGGTAGTTTcatcaaaacaatataaataatttttcttaaagAAAATTGAATCAGCTGCGAAATTCTTACTAGACACTCTTTTACTATTAACCCAACATTTTGTTGGTtctttatactatatattaggaattttattttgtttaattttgtggTATCTCAGATACATGAAAGATCCGGACTAATTTCTTAAAAGGTGGTACAGTCTATAGATAAGTTCTCACTCTAGGTATTTAAATGAATCGTAAGATAGGTCGATATACATGACCATAAAGTAAAATGTAATAGGATGCTTTCAAAACCGAATTGTTTAGCAATCCAAGATCCGACTACCATTTGACCACAACCTTGTGGTTAGATATATTAGGAACTTACAAAGATATCTACTgacttttgaaaataatttttgtgaCATGATGGGAGTAAAAAGAGAATGTCATAAGAAGAAATATTTTCCGGTTTGAATAGTTCTGTTACAAAATCAGTCTcttaaaattgtaaaaagaaTTGAGAATCTCTGAGGTTGGCTGTCTGTACGAGCttgtaaaaaaattgaatttttcaaGATCTaaaaatcaaagagagagtGAGATCACATGGAGACGAACACATGGCTTTGGTAATTGGTAAATAATAATGTAAGCCATatgccaattttttttttttttgatcactGCCATATGCCAATCTAACTGTGTAATTATTACAATATATCATACAAAAAATTTGGTCTAGGTGTTCAAAAAATCGACCTAATTATCCGCCTAAACAGTAATTCTCTATAATGTGTCTAAAACCACCATCTAGCTATTTTTAGAACATTGAAAAAAGTGAAGCTGCTAAAAGAATTTCGGGTTTACTTCCTCCTGGTAGCTTTGTGATGCCTTACTCGCGTTGCAGGCTCGGGTAACTTCATATCATCACATAGACAAACAATCAATGACTATTCATATCTCATATCTTTATTTCAATTATCCACCAGAAAGACTGGCTAATACGGGGCGTATTTTGGCACATTTTCTTGTTATTGAAGCTTTATAAATACAGCTATCTCTCTCTAAATCTTAAACAGACCAGAAAGATGTTGAAAATGAGTCTTAGATATTGGCAGAAAGAATCTTCCTGCTCTGGTATTGGTAGGAAGAGAAAGCTCCTAAAGCAGCAAATGATTTCGGTTACAAGAAAGAAAGTTCTGAGTAAGTTTTTTTCCTCATCACCATAATAAATCCCATCAGTCAGTTTTACTATgttagtcaaaagttatgagGAACATAACTGAATTGACTGACTCACAGCTTCAACAAAGGGGTTTCTAAATAAGATTCAACTATTCAGTCTTTTGAGATTTGATCTGAGACAACTGCTTTGTGCTGATActagtattaaaaaaaagttacaaaatctAAGTGgtatttttataaatgacaGACTGTGAAGGTATAGTCTTGACTCTTGAGCATATCAAAGCTTGGAATTGAATGCTGCTCAATGAAAGGTCATCCTCATCTCTATCCAGAAATGGTCATCCTCGTCTCTATCCAGAAAAAGGCTTTAAAATAAATCACTATGTAAAGCTCCCTAGCTTCAGGCCCTTGCATCAGATTTCTCCGCCAAGTAGTGCTCAAGCatgtcttcttcatcatctgtACATCAAAAATAAACGAATATGCATCCTTTTGAGAAACATTGCTTCAGCCGTGGAAACCATTCAAACCAAACAGGAAAAAGACCATTTTACCTTCAAAGTCTTCGTCTTCAAAGTCaatgtcttcatcatcttcctcctcctcagaTTCTTGATCAGCAGCGACCACTGTTCCTCTCTGAAAATGGGGATGGTCAGGTATCTGTCtgtttagagaaaaaaaagtagTTTGCAACAAAGATTCTGAGGAGAAAATACCGCTTTGCCACTCTCAAACCACTGTCTTCCTGTAAGCTTCTTCTCCTTAGGTGCCGTGAGAGCAGACTCCGGCATCAGCCTTGGGAAGTTTATTCAAATAACAAATGCTTATTCATTAGTGTATATGATCAAGGGAACAAGAATATGCAGGAAGCGTTACAAGAATATATACACTCACTTGGCTCGCTCAAGTGCAAGCTCTGCCTCATATCTCTCTCTCCATGCCACAAATGTCTCCAGCGTAACAGGTTCTCCATGTGGAATAATTACCTTTTATCAAAGatgtatttagaatttagagaCGAAGAGAACATAAGAGAAAGCATAGCtcatgaaaacaaaaacagaacaacTGAGCAGACAACAATTCCCTCATCCTCTTTGGCAGTTTCTTCTTCGGCATAGTCAGATCCATCATCTTGCCCATAGTGCTCGGACAACCAGTCCTTTGCTGATGAGACCAATGTATACATCATGGCCATTCCAAGATTTTCTGTTGCCTGTGAAAACTCGGCATCATCATGAAGATGTTAGTTCTAATGGATTGGTATGGTAACCCACTCATCAAACACTAAAGTTGAAAGAGAGATCTTTTTACCTCTTGTTCAAGCTTCTCTTTCAAGATGGTGAGATCACTAACATGGATTCCTCGAATACTGGAAGAACCACTCAACCCCACATGAGTGTCATCATCATCTCATATCTTTGCTAACtcaattaaagaaaaaaaaagaaggttaaACCGTGGAATTAAATTTACCTTTTAACATCCAAAAGTGGAACCTCATCAGGATAATTGTCAGTGTGAGAGAAAACCAAACCCAGCTGAACTGCAAAGAAAGACATATTGAGAGCTCTAAGAGACTAAGAAAGTATCTCAGAGGCAGAAGGGATGCTCTTAAAAGAGAAGTAAACCTGGTGGGATTGATGACTCCTCTAGATCATCATCCTATGGGAAAGCAGCAAAGAAGAAGCATATAAATCAAAGATAGTGGCAAAATTACTGAAGACACAGACAATATTTGGAGTTGACATGGAAACATTTGCTACACTTACAAAACACGCAACCAAACGATCACAGATGATATCGACAAGCTAAAAGGAGCTAAACAAGTAGTGAAGAGAAAGAGatgtaataataattaatacCTGAGGAGTGACTGTAATCTGAAAGCATCGGTTCGAAGTGTTAAGCCCACTTTCACTAGAATGAATCTCTGTCCACCAGACAAGTAGAGCAGTAAAGAAGACTTTCAATCAGAGAAAGGGGAAACTAAATTgtcaaaattaaaaagaagaaacctTTGAAGTCATGAGCAAGTATAGATTCAAGAGCTTCAATCTCCATCTCTTGTTCCTCCTTATACTCTTTACATCATAAAATCCAGAACAATAGCAACTCTCCCTCCACACAGATACATAATAACTCTCCAAAGATTGAAGATTTGATCCAACTTACCCGTCATGATGACCAAACCTTTTCTTTGTCGTGAAAGGTTTGAACTCCACACTCAGTGAGTCGCCAAAGAGCCACTCGttaactagagagagagatgattaAACGGTTTAAACCTAGAGGAAAGAACTTTACTGCCCCCAAAACGCTATCGTTTCGTTCTATTCTTCAGATAGAATTCTCTCGCGCGACAGCTCTAGTTTTTTATCGAACTCCACAGTGATGATGAGTTGTCTCGATGTTAACGAGAGATAGACCTAAATAAAGGTGACAACTTTAGGTCCTAAAAACGATGACGTTTTCTTCTGAAGTTCTCTTACACCTGAAGTAATAACCTCTCTCCGTGGAGAAGTCTTGAGACCCTCGTCTcctgagaaaaagaaaaaaaaaacctgtcTTTTCAATCCAAACAAACCTCTTCTGTCCGTGGAGCTGCTGTTTCGATCGCTTACAACGAGAGGTGAGTTTCCCCTTTTTCAACTTTAAATCTTAGTTTAGTTCAGTCCTCGTCTAATGGTGTCTGAAAGACAAACCCCTTTTTGGATTCTTATGTATAGTCTCTGTGTTCTTGAACTTGCAAAGAAATGGACAGCATCAGTGCTTTGCCTGATGAACTCTTAGGGAAGATACTCTCGTTAGTTCCAACAAAACTTGCTGTATCCACCAGCATCTTCTCTAAGCGATGGAAGTTCCTTTGGATGTATTTGCTTAAACTCGACTTCATCGATAGAGATGAGTCACTGCTTGTACTCAAGGACTTCATCCACAAGAATCTCCCGCTACACAGAGCTCCCGTCATAGAAAGCTTGCGTCTTTCTTTATACGAGTCAATAGAGACAAACATCAAACCTGAAGATATCAGAACGTGGGTTGAGATCGCTGCATCTCGCCATCTGCGTGAGCTTGACGTTTCTTATTCTTCGGATAAGAAAGAAAACATGGTTCCCGACACCTTGTTCGCTTGCAAGACGCTTGTGGTCTTGAAACTCAGATTCTTGACTCTCGTGGATGTTCCTCCCTCTACGGCTTGTTGTCTTCCCTCTTTGAAGACTTTGCTGCTTGAGCTTGTGGTATTCGAAGATAAAGAACCTTTTCAAGCGCTTCTCTCGATATGTCCTGTCCTCGAAGATCTAGAGGTGTGGTTCCGTGAGGATGAAAGTATGGAAGAGTTCGCTATCAACGTCCCGTCTCTGCGGAAGTTGTGTCTGCATGTGTCTTATTACTGGACCTCGTTGGAGCGGTATGAGATAGATACTCCATGTTTGGAGTATCTCGACCTTGCGGATTGGAATGATTGTTCTTGTTTGGTTAAGAATATGGCTAAGCTGGAGAAAGCACATGTGGATGTTGTGTCTTTTGCTGTCAAAAATGTTATTGGATCAGTCACATCTGTCAAGCATCTTACAGTTTGCTCTGAGGTGATTAATGAgttctttttgttaattttatcaATTGCAAGTCTTCAATCTTACTAATctatcttttataatatttgtggGGGCAGGATGTGTATGGGGATGGTATTGTTTTCGACCAGCTTGAACAGCTGGAGCTATGTATTTGCAAAGATGATTCCTCGAATCTCCTTGCTCAATTTCTCAAAGATTCTCCAAACTTAAGAGTCTTAGGCATCTCTCAGCTAGATGTAAGTTTCTTTGGATAaacaaatattgtttttttttcctttaaatctAATTCTTCTTCTGCGTGCTTGGTGGTCTTCTTAGTTACATGGAGATTTGAAGATCAATGAGATGGGTTTCTGGAACCAACCGAGTTCTGTTCCGGAGTGCTTGTTGTCCAGTCTAGAGATTTTGAACTGGGGAGGGTACTTTGGGAGAGCACAAGATAGAGATATAGCGGTTTATATCTTGAGAAACGGTCGTCAGTTAAGGACAGCAACGTTCTGGGCTAATAATAAcgagcatgatgttccataccTCGAGATGATCAAGGGGTTGACACTTTCTTCCCGAGCTTCAAGCACATGCGAACTCGTGTTTATTGATTGAGTTGCCTTGAGAGAAATCATTACATGTCTTTTCAGTTGTGTAGTAGAATCCTAATTTGATCTGTTCTCGTGTGTAAGCGTATTGCTGACTATGTATGTTGACAGAGGATTTGTGTTTCCATCTGTTTTCGTGTGTGTCCAACAATGATCAGATTGTTCcctatatttatgtattaatatttaaaCTTATGCACTCAATCAACGTCTAGGACAAAAGCTATTCTTCAAAAGAAAGAGTGGCTATCTCTATACGAGAATGTCGAGATTGGACGGAGGATTTCAAGGACTCTGTTCGCAAAGCCGCTGTTTCTAATGGATACAACGAGGTGCGAGAGTCCCTTCTTCATCTCGAACATATTTGTTCAGGCTTTCTTAGATCGTACTCGTTGACATTCTTACGTTTGCGTTGTGTGGCAGTCTAAAGTGGCATCGACAATGGCTTCTTCTATCATACATAAGCCAAAGGAGAGGTCTCCTTTCACTAGAGCTGCTTTCTAAACGGTAGACTTTGTGGTTGATTCAGCATCACAAGTTTGCATTTTTACGAGTGATGTTTGATTACATTTGCATGTTGTCTTGTGTGATGTTGGTTTAGCTGGAAAGCATCAAGGACTTAGATCAGTTTATGATGAAGCATCGAAAGGATTATGGAGTTAGATCAGTTTATGATGAAGCATCGAAAGGAGTATGTTGATCTGCACCAGACTACTGAACAGGTAAAGGATAGCATTGAACAACAAGTAAGTCATCTAAGCTAGGCTTTGAGACCgtattatatgatttttggGTGAAGTTGTTGCAGCTTGAGACTTAAAATATGGAACTATGTGTCTTGTAGAAAACTCAGGAAGATAATAGTATCTTAGATACAACTCTGGCCAATCCGGAGCCCATAGAACCTGATGAAACTCAGGCACAGCCTTGTAGAGTACAAAAACAACAGCTTCTAGAGCAAGTCCTTCAGGTAACAAGACaactatatattgtttttttaaacttGCATGTGTTTCGTACTTATGCTAAATCtggagttttttttatttgtaatttgtgCAGAAAGAGCCACGTAATCTTTTAGATGGTGCTAGGCAGACGGAGACCAAGATGGTGGAGATGTCTGCATTGAACCACTTGATGGCAACTCCTGTTCTGCAACAAGCCAAACAGATAGAGTTTCTATACGATCAGGTTAGGACTTATCAACTCCTCTCAAGCCCACTTATGTTGACGCACTGTTTTCTTAGGATAATGCCTCTCTTTGCTACCcacgaatttgaattttataaacgGGAAAGAACCTTCACATAAGTCCCTGATACTGTTTTGTGGTATGAACTATTACTGTTACTGTTTTCAGCTCAGCTAAGTTGCTAAAACCCCATTTATATGTGTCAATGTCATTCATACATCTTAGGACTGACTTCACAGTTGTTTAATCAGTCCCATGATGTggttgctctctctctctctctttgtgtgtgtgtgtgtgtaccTTGTGGGCTATTTCTCACACAGTTTAACACTAAAATGCAGTCGGTGGAGTGAACGAAGAAGGTGGAGCTTAGAAACAAGGAGCTTTCTCGAGcaatcagcagcagcagcagcagcagaacCTTTCTCTTGCCGTTTTTCTTCGTCCTTactttctctgttttgcagCAGCACACAGTTTGTGTAAACTTTGAACGTTCAAAACGCATAATTTATGAAACTTTGGAAGggattttttgttaaaaatcaCCGTCTTTATTACTAAAGCTGACACCTTTAGCATTAAAATTCACAGTTTGTTCAGACTCGTGTGGCTAGAGGATTGTGACGACGTAACGAGAGATAGATAACCTaaaggaaaagacaaaagtTCTCTAAAACGATGTCGTTCGCTTGTGTAGTTTAGAGAGTCCTAACTCTCACCTTCAATGTGCTTCTTTGACCACcacctctcctcttctctctttctctctctccatccAGAACAAGCcgtttctctctcctctcctctcctcacCTCCTCTTACACTCTGTCCCTTGGAGCAAGAACCTGAAAGGAAATGCGGTTCTAATGCTTGCAACTGATTGATAAACAGTCAGAAccctatacatatatatacagacAAGAAACGCCGCAGAgatctctgcttcttcttcggTGTATAGATAGGTTCGCTTCCCAGATCTCTCTTTCCCAGAAAACTCTTTCTCCCATTGTTTCTCAACTTGTGCCTTTGCGGTTGCATGTTGGTGTGTCTTTAAGGTTTTCCACTGCTTTTCTCTTGGTTGCAGGATTCAAGTGAGGTTCATGCTTTTGTCTGAAAGAGAGGTGACACCTCATTGAGGTTTTCAAGATTCTaaagttatgattttttttagtttttgagcCACTTTTGTCTCTGGGTTTTggtccttttttattttatttgctggggttgtcttctttctttctgGGTTGTGTTGTGTAATGGAGGGTAATGATGAAGACCTAAACTTGAAGGCCATTAATGCATCAGTAGGAAGATTAGTCTGGGTTCGCCTCCGTAACGCCTCCTGGTGGCCCGGCCAAACTCTCCTTCATCACCAAGTTCCTGACAACTCTCC is part of the Raphanus sativus cultivar WK10039 chromosome 5, ASM80110v3, whole genome shotgun sequence genome and harbors:
- the LOC108858732 gene encoding syntaxin-81; this encodes MELDQFMMKHRKEYVDLHQTTEQVKDSIEQQKTQEDNSILDTTLANPEPIEPDETQAQPCRVQKQQLLEQVLQKEPRNLLDGARQTETKMVEMSALNHLMATPVLQQAKQIEFLYDQDSSEVHAFV
- the LOC108857694 gene encoding dof zinc finger protein DOF1.7, with translation MQDLTSAAAYYHHQSMLMMAAKQQQQPELLPEQEQLKCPRCDSPNTKFCYYNNYNLSQPRHYCKNCRRYWTKGGSLRNIPVGGGSRKNTKRSSSSSSSSSSSASSNNLNDKTVAVVPDQKPSSEEESRPKLMEEERKMTGREMDPTRMLYGVPVGDQRFSPLMGSDVGMGGISYETGSKWYPGIHLGLGPGIRRNDGHA
- the LOC108862415 gene encoding uncharacterized protein LOC108862415, whose protein sequence is MTEYKEEQEMEIEALESILAHDFKEIHSSESGLNTSNRCFQITVTPQDDDLEESSIPPVQLGLVFSHTDNYPDEVPLLDVKSIRGIHVSDLTILKEKLEQEATENLGMAMMYTLVSSAKDWLSEHYGQDDGSDYAEEETAKEDEVIIPHGEPVTLETFVAWRERYEAELALERAKLMPESALTAPKEKKLTGRQWFESGKARGTVVAADQESEEEEDDEDIDFEDEDFEDDEEDMLEHYLAEKSDARA
- the LOC108862414 gene encoding FBD-associated F-box protein At5g38590, which gives rise to MDSISALPDELLGKILSLVPTKLAVSTSIFSKRWKFLWMYLLKLDFIDRDESLLVLKDFIHKNLPLHRAPVIESLRLSLYESIETNIKPEDIRTWVEIAASRHLRELDVSYSSDKKENMVPDTLFACKTLVVLKLRFLTLVDVPPSTACCLPSLKTLLLELVVFEDKEPFQALLSICPVLEDLEVWFREDESMEEFAINVPSLRKLCLHVSYYWTSLERYEIDTPCLEYLDLADWNDCSCLVKNMAKLEKAHVDVVSFAVKNVIGSVTSVKHLTVCSEDVYGDGIVFDQLEQLELCICKDDSSNLLAQFLKDSPNLRVLGISQLDLHGDLKINEMGFWNQPSSVPECLLSSLEILNWGGYFGRAQDRDIAVYILRNGRQLRTATFWANNNEHDVPYLEMIKGLTLSSRASSTCELVFID